The genomic region GCACCCCAACTCCAACCCCCATGGCCACGACACCCAACTGTGCTGAGACGACCATTGTCACGTCTGTGGGGACCAGCACGGCCCTGGCTGTCAGCTCGTTTGGAGTCAAAACAAGcccgctgcctccctccccctcttctcttctctcctccaccCGGGTGGGCTCCACGCTTGGCACCAGCACCCGCCAAGGGCCAGCCGTGACCACGCTGCTTGGCAGCACATCCCCAGGGACCGGCAGCGCCTCTTCGCCCACCGCACCGACAGCCACTTCGGACGAGCCCTCGACGACCCCGCTGGACACCACGGCCACCCCAGTTACCAGCATGGGGGTCCCTGGGAGCACCTCCgcccccagccagccagccggGACCACGGCCGGGACCACCCCTGGTACCTCCACCCCTACGGCACCCGAGACCCCCAGTGCCGCCACGGGTGAGTGCAGCCACAAAGCACccgtggggcaggggcagggtgACAAACCCCCGCGGGCTCTCCCACGgcctgtcccgtccccccccccgccttgcgGCAGCCGCCCCGTCTCCAGCCTCTGCAGGCCGGCGGGTGGGTCCCACGCCGCTCCCCGCGCCCAGGCCGGGCTGGCCGCCCCGTCAGGCAGCGGGGACGAGGCGCTCCCTCACACCCCACGCTGCCGGGCGGGGACGGCGGCACCGGGCCCGGGCCTCGGGTCACCGCGGCGCGGCGCTCCGGGGCTCACgcggggcggggctgggggcgggggaaaGCGGCGGGGGGGCGTGGCCTGTGGGAGGGACGTGTCTGCCGTGGGTgtcggggagggggcggggcttCGGGAGGGGGCGGGGCACCCCCGCCCCGCGCTGGGGGTGCAGCGGGGCGGCTGTAAGCCTGCGGTGTGGCTGTGACCCCGGCGGTGAGACTGTACCCCAGGAGTGTGGCTGTACCGCAGGAGTGTGACTGTACCCCGGCAGTGAGACTGTACCCCAGGAGTGTGGCTGTACCGCAGGAGTGTGACTGTGCCCCGGCAGTGAGACTGTACCCCAGGAGTGTGGCTGTACCGCAGGAGTGTGACTGTACCCCGGCAGTGAGACTGTACCGCAGGAGTGTGACTGTACCCCGGCAGTGAGACTGTACCCCAGGAGTGTGGCTGTACCGCAGGAGTGTGACTGTGCCCCGGCAGTGAGACTGTACCCCAGGAGTGTGACTGTGCCCCAGCAGTGAGACTGTACCCTGGCAGTGTGACTGTACCCCGGCAGTCCCCCCAGGCAGCCGTACCCTGGCAGTGCGCCTTCCTACAAACCTGTGTCCCAGCAGTGTGATTGTATCCTGGTGGCTCTCCCAGGAGCCTTTACCCTGCGGCTGCAGCCGTACCCTGGCGACACCCCCCTCCGTGCACCTGAACCTGGCAGGGAGACTGTACCCTGCCCCGGTGCCCCTGGCCATGCACGTCCCCCCAGTGTCCCTGTACCCCAGTAGAGAGACTGTATCCTGCCAGAGTACCTGTACCCTGGCCCAATGCCTATGGTGTGAGAGCACCCCAGCAGAGCGCCTGTACCCTGGTGATGCCCTCAGCGTGCCTGTGCCCTGGCAGCGGGCAGCCTGTACAGCAGCAGGGTGGCTGTGCCCTGGCAGTCCTCCAGCGTGCCTGTCTGCCTGCGGAGCGCCTGTACCCTGGCCCAGTGCCTGCGGGTGCCTTTGACTGACTGGTCTTGTCCCTGACCCCGAGAAGAAGGAAGCGGCTCCGGCTGTCAGCGGTGCGCTTCAGCCGTGACATGCTGTGATACGGGGAAGTGATGCCTGTACAGACAGCCCAGGGGACAAACCCTCGGCCTGGAGCACGCCCTTCCTTTGCGCCGCCTGTTCTCTCCGCCAGTTCCTCGAGCTCAGAGCGAGCGGGCTGTTGTCTCCCGAGGGCTGGGAGCCATCACTGAACATCACCCCTGTGGCGGAGCGCTGGGACGGTCCCAGGCAGCCCGGCTGCTTCCCTGGGCTTTTTTCCGTTGTCGCCGTCCCCTCAGCAGGCAGAGGACGGCACGGTCCCCGGCTGCAGGGACCTGGTCTGCTGCAGTCGTGGCCCAGCCGGCCTGCCCTGCCCGCTGCTCGTGGCTGCCCTGGGTCCAGCGGTGCAGCTGATGTCTGCTCGGCATTGCACCCGTCCCTGGGAGCGTCCGTGTCGGGTGGAAATCCCCTCTTCGCTGCCAACGCCTGAGGACCCACCTGGATGCTCCTCCTCTGCCGGGCAAAGGAGACCTGGAAACCCCAGTGCCAGGGCCGTGGGGAGCGCTCCGAGCGGTGCCTGGCGGGGGGCATCGGCTCCCGCCTGCCTGGACATGgctgggcagagaggagggctgcccctgcccctgctgctgctgaccctCGCTGGCCTTGTGCCGCACCTCGCGCTGGGTAAGGGCTGAGCAGGACGCGATGCTCTCCGTGGGGCGGGTGGTGAGTGGGGAGCGTCGTTCCCCGGGGTGATGGGGTGCCTCATCTGCGGCAGGCGCCTGTGGGGGGGTGAAATGCTGCGGGTGCTGTTTGCTGTTTGCTAAATGGGTAGCAGAGGTGGActtacagcttttcctttgtgtgaGGATGAGGCCCTTCAGTGCAGACACCCACCCGGGCATGGGCTGGGATCAGACCTTTGCCCTTCTCCACTTTATTATTTaaccagctgctgcctgcagcagctcagggagGGAGCGGCTGCTACAGACATCGGGAGTTTCTGGTAGGGTTGGCTGAAAGCAGCCGGCAGCTGGTGGCTTGGTTCTCTATCCCCATGTAAGCAGAGCCCCAGACTCACTGAGTTTGTTCTGGGACCACTGGGGAATCCATCCTGGCATCTCAAAGCTGCCACCTCGCAGGCACCCCTTGATAGAGACCCAGACAGCCAGGCTGTTTTGTGCAtccttttggaaaatgttacaGATGCCTGGGTTTCCCCAAGGGACAGCACGCTGCCCCAGCACAGGGCCCGTGCGGGCAGAGAGGACAGCCCTCCCACGTCTCTTAAGCCCCCCGGCAGGACTTTTGTGGGTCGCAACAGGTCTCTAATGACTTGGCCCTGAGCTCCAAGCTGGGATTTGTTCCTCTCTGGCCCCTCTCTGCGGGGCTGGTTCCCCATTGCCTTTATTTACACCCAGCGCTATCAGTTCCTGCCTATCTGTGGCAGAGAGGTTTGtgtaaactgctgctgctgccgttCCAGCTTGTCTCACGCTCACCAGTTCCTGCATGGCTCTTCCCGTCGGATGCATTTGTCTGACTTCCTCCAGGGATGTGTGAAGGTGGTGGAACAGGTCTTAGCGCTGGTGCCTACAGGAGCAGCGATACCCATGGCTTGTTCCTGCTTTGTCAGGCTGGGAGATTTACGTGGCCTGCCTTGCCAATGATCACGTTGCCATTCAGGTCATCCACATGCTTGATCCCTGCAAGGACAGTGAATCCCCACTCCCAATGCTCCATGGCTGATGTGTAGCTCTGGGTCCCTGAGGGAGCTCATGCTGGTGGTGATGCTGCGCCATCCCTGGCACAGCCATGGTCTCAGCCTTTCACCGCCAGCCCTTGCGTGCCTCACTCTCCCACCTTTTTGCAGGGACCACTGCCACAGATGTGACAGTCACCGTGTCCACAGCTCACCCTACCTACCCAACACCTATGGAGACCTCGGCACTGCTGCCCACCAGCACCTCCACCACCGCAGCCACTgtccctccctccagccctgaaACTGGAGCCTCCACCCCTGAAACTGGACCCTCCACCCCAGAGATGTCCAGTACATCACCAGGGCCCGGCAGCACCTCTTCTCCCACCATGCCTCCTCCCACCGCACCAGCACCGACAGCTGCTTCGGCCGAGCCCTTGACATCAGACACCACGGCCACCCCTGATACCAGCACGGGGGTCCGTGGGAGCACTCCCGCTCCCGGCCAGCCAGCGGGAACCACAGCCAGAGCCACCCCTGGCATCTCCACCGTGACCACGGGGCTAGTCCCAGGCACCCCGACAGCACCCGAGACCCCCAGTACAGCCACGGGTGAGTGCAGCCGTGGAGCACCTGGAGGGCCGAGGCATGGTCAGGGTGACAAATCCCCACGGGGATGCTGGGCATGTACTTGGGTGGCTTCATGTAGATGGCTTTGTTTAGGCTCGGTCTGACCTCAGCTGTAGGAGCATTGTGCACCTCTCTGCGGACAGTGCTAACGTAACGTTGCTTTGCCCAGGCGTGGAGCCCTCTTCCCCCGCCACCGACTCAACCCAGACCCCAGAGGTTACCCTCAGCACCCCTGCAGACCTACCAACGACACTGCCCGTCTGCGACACCGCCACGTCCAACACCAGTAAGTGCAGTGCCCCATGGGCATTGCCACCCCCTCAGCACTGGTGGCTTTGGGCTTCCAGGGTCCAGTGCGGAGGGTCCTGGAGCCCCACTGATTTCGCCGTGCTCTCAATATGGGGCATTGATGCTCTGTGGGATGTGTGGTTTGCTGTACAGGTGGAGGGCTGTTCTCCTGACGGTGTAGGTGTCCATGACATGGTTAACCTGAGAGGATGTCCCATGTATGTGCCAGTGACCCTGGGGAGAGACCCCCAGATCCTTTGGCGTAGCCCAAGATTCAAGGGCAATAACCAGAGCCGTGTTTTTTGTCCTTAGGTGCATCTCACCTCTTTTTGTCACTGCGGCTAACTGTCCCCTTGGACCTGGGGAACACCACAGTGCAGGAACTGGTGTTGTCCAAGGTGAGATGTGCTGGGAGGGGGTGTCACTTTGCATCTGCCGGCCGTGGTCCAGCcagccggggagggggacaggcaGCCAGCAGGAGGGGAACAGCTGGGTCTCGCATTGAATATCATCCAGACCCCTTTCGGATGAAGGGGACACGCTCCTTTGGCTGCTATGGCCCAGGATCAGGCCCCTCCTAGGTGGGGAGCGGCGGGTAGGAGACCCCCTCCGGCGTGGTTTGACAGCTGTCCTCTCCCCCCAGCTCCGCAGGGACCTGCAGACGGCGTTCCCATTTGCCGGCCTGGCAGTGGAGTGGCGAGGGCACAGGAGGACCTGACTGCTGCTCCTCGCCTGGCCGGCACCCGTGCGGACTGGCAAGccttcttctcccagctccttACTCCACGGCGGCGCAGCCCTTCGGGGTAACCTGTACAGCTCCCCTTGAACCTGGGAACCCCCTGTCCTTCACTGCACACCCCCCAGAGGACCCCCAGTGCCTCCCGTGGGCTGGGGTGCCCCTGCCCCTTCCACAGCCCGTCTGTAGAGCCCGAGCCCTCCCACCACACTGCACCAGCCGTGGGAccccccagtgctgctggggggctgggaggaggggaacCTGCAGGGGCTGGGCTTTTACACCTGGGACTGAGATGGCTCAGCCACAAAAGCCACCCTGGGGATCGATGGATGAGAGCAAGGAGACCTGGACCCCCCGGTACTGCTGTGCCCGGGGCACTCGGGGGCTCAGTGCTGGTGACCTCTGTGGTTTGCAGCCTGGGGAGGCTGCGGTGCCCGAGGTCTTCAAGAGATGCTCCATGGCTGCTTCACATCCAGACCGGGCCAAGATGGAGCCTGGGGTGGCTctgggaaggaggcaggagaggaaaagagccCGCCTCTCCCACCTGAGCCCCGTCCCAGGTCCAGCTGAGCTCCTGAGCCCTGCAGCGCAGAGGGCGAGTGAAGCCAGAGCCCCGCACACCATCTGTCCCCGGCTCGCCTACAATATTGCTGACAGAGGAGCACACCCATGCCAACACGGGCTGGGCAGTAAAGGAAATCCCACGTTTTCTGCAGCAAAGatgatgacttcttttttttctgaattgcctTCCCCAGTTTTCAGCTTTGCCATCTAGCAGAGGTACGGGCAAGAAAAAACGGCTGAGTCCCAAAAGCTTCGCAGCAGAGACGGGCTCAGGGCTGTCCCCTCCTGTCAGGGGCTGCTGCAGATGTTCCCAAGGATGGCTTGGCACCTCGACACGCTGGGGGGTCCCCGCTTTCATGCTCTGCCCCATGACACCCCAtggctgccagggcagctgTGCACACCATGGGGCCATGGAAATCCCGTGGGTTGTGctccttccctgtttttttccagtcccCACCTAAGGAGACGGCCGCAGCGTCTGTCCCCCTGCAGCAAAGTCATTTATTAACTGATTAATTAGCCAGATAAAATCCAACTGAAGCAATTATTAGCCTAAGCAAGTCACCTCGCCTGGAgattgaaaactgaaataattagcAAAATAGCTGTGTTGCTCATCAGGTGTTATTTTCGGCTGAtccctgctccttgctggcAGCCCGCGCCGCCCTGGCacggggagggctgggagggggcacatGGGGCTGTGGGATGCCAAACCCAGGGATGACTCCTGGGCCCCCCTGGATTGTCACCCAGCTGGGAAAGAGCCAGCAGCCAGACAGGATGGGGAAAGTCACCCTGGGATTACCTGGCTGCCTGCcggctggcaggggctgggagaaactgggctggggctggaggttGAGCCCAGGCAGCTCGTCAGGATGCTTCCATTTGGGATGCCCCTTGCATCCCAGGGTTGCCCCTTTGCTCTCTGGGATGCTGCCTGGCTTTTGGGGGCTTGTTGGAGCCATGGGCACCAAGAGAGGTCCCTTAGCACCCAGGCAGGGAGCCGGGGAGCAGGGCAAAGCCTGCCGGAAGGGGTCCCCAAGCCAGACGCCTGATGGGGCTCTGGGAAAGAAATCCTCGTGCTCTGCCTACGCCGTGGAGCTGGGCCAAGAGTCCTCCCACGCCGCGTCCCACCGGGCTGCTTTCTCCGGCTGTTGAATCCATAACTTCAGGCCCCGGGACATGGCTGAGGGCCAAGGCCAGGGTAATGGAGCCAAACTGCGTcacaaagggaggaaaaggtcCTGAAGTGCCGGGATGAAAAGGTGACTGGGGTACTCGCTGTCCCCTGCCGGCACGGCTGCCTTCCACTGTTATCGTGGTCGGGGGGCGGTGGTGGGGAGAAGATGCTGCGGTCCCACTGagcccctctgcctcccagcctgggagggagaagaggggcACAGTGGGGGGGGACGTGGCTCCCATGGGGATGGTGGGCACTGCCCGGGTGCTGGGGACAAGGAGCTCTGACAAGCTCCTGACGCTGCCCATGCTCTCTGTGCCCGCCATCCTTGAGAATGCTGGCCACCACCTTCAGCCCACAACTGCTTGCCTGCCACGGACCCCTGACCAGAGGGTCCTTGGGACGTCAGATCCAggtcctgctgctttcccagcctgtaaataatttctcagcCTCTTCGCCATAACCTGCTCCCATCTATCAGCATTGTCCAAAGGAGCAGACCCTGTGCTCAGCAGGACTGTCACCTTTGGAGGGCCCAGCAGCATCACAGAGTGTGTCTTGGGTCCTTTGTGGCTCAGGTGTCCATTCCaatgtccccccccccttcacccccACGGGTGGCTATAGCCCGTGTTGCAACACACCTGGCTTGCCAAGTCATCCAGAACCTGCAGGGTTGATGGATAACCTGTTTCCCCCCCCTGCCACCACTGAGCCCTCTCCAAATGCCCTTGCTAGGAGGCCAGAGCAGTGCTGGTAGGAGATGCTGGGATCTCCGCAGGGCTGGAACAACCAGCCCATTAATTCCAGGAAGGCTGATAAGGCACCAtgctgggcagtgctgggcCATGCTGTACCGTGCCGGGCCATGCTGTACCGTGCCGGATGGTGCAGAGTCCCTGGGTGCTGGGATTCATGGCATTGCCCCCAAGCTTGGGGTTCCCAGGGGGCTCAGTTGCCTATATAATGCTTTGGTCCTTGATAACTGCAGATGACAGTTATCCTTGCAGGAGCTGGCGGCTTGCTGAGACCTTGGTTTCAGGTGTAGCAGAGGGATAAATGAAAAGCCCCTTCCCAGGGTGGGAACAGGGCACCATCTTCAAGATGAGGGATGACCCATGGTGGCTGCAGGCTTTCCTGGGAGGGTGTGCCAATGCCAGAACAGAGGGATGAGCTCGGTTTGTCACCCCCGTGACTCTGCTGGAGGAGCGGGGAGATGGGGCTTTTTGGGGACAGCATGGGCAGGAGGCACAGGCACGAGGGTCTCCAGACAGTGCCGGTCCCAGCGCACCACAGGCAGGAGCTTGCAGGCAGGCCGAGGATGAGGTGGGCTGGAAGTGCTTTGCTTCAGCTGAGTTATTTTCCCCTATGCTGAGCAGCATGTTTGCAACAACCCCTGTGGTTCCCACCACGTTTTGCACCTCAAACACCAGCTGGAGCAACTCTCTCCAGCGTCAGCACATATTCCCCGTCGGGGTGGCTCTCCAAAGTGATATGGCATCGTCAGCACAGGCAGGAATGACTCTCCCACAGCGGGTTTGCATCCCTCTAATCCTCCATCGGCCCAGGTGTGGCAGCTGCTCGGGTGGTCGCCGGCTGGGCGGTCAGCCCGTGATCTGCAATGCTGGTTGCACGGGGCCCCAGCGCACCTTCCTCCCCCACCGCGCTGGCATTTTCGGTGGGCAGGCGTTCGTTCCGGGCGAGCGGTGCTCTCTCCTGATTTACGGTCTGTGCCCTGTTCCCGCTGCCAGGGGTAATGCGTGGGTTTACAGGATGGGGTTTCGTCGGCCGTGACTTGGCCTCCCCTGGCATTCCCGTGTCGACGCTGCCCGGCCGGTGGGTTGCGGTGTCGCTCGGCGTGCCCTGCCGCTGCCGCCTGCCCGATGGAGGCCGGCTCTGGCGGGACACTGTGTACTGCCTAACACCCCTAATAACACTTTGCAGGAGTTGCCTGAGGGGATTTCTGGTTAAGAAGCGTTTAATTGATTACAAAACCATGTAGTGGTGGGGGTTTGCATAATGCTGTTCAtggaggagctggcagcagtTTTCAAATGGGGGGGGAGTGGGAATTGCTGCTccagggaaaggggagaaggggagacaTAGGGGTGAAGTGACCCAGGGGATCAGGGTGAAGTGACCCAGGGGACCCCTGTAGCAGGtggggggctctggggctgCGCCTTTTACTGTACCAGCCTCTAGGGATGCTGGTCCCACCTTGCAGAGGAGTGTCCCTGGCCCGTTCACCCCCTTCCAGCACCATGGCACTGCTGTGCCCATACTGAGGTGCAGGTTTAAAACTCTGCTGGGGCATGCTGGGGCTCTGGACAGGGatccccagtgctcccagttgcAGCTGAGCACTGGGGGGCTTGGCTGACACCCCAGGGCCTGCCCCCAGCTATACCTCTCCCTGTTTTATAACCTGCCTCCGCTCCCAGGGAAGCCTTGAGCCAAGTGGGGACTTGCATCTTGCCTTGCCCTGGGCTGAGacgcagctcagctgctgatTTTGGTGCCCTCATAGGCATGGTGGCACCAGCTGGCATTGCTCTGTCACCACCACCCGCTGCTCTGTGGCCCCCTCCTCTGCATGGGAGCAGGTCCTGTGGGGTGGCTGCCGTGGGGAGCAGGTCCCATGGGGACCACGAGGAGGCTGCTGTGGGCAGCAAGTCCTGTGGGATCTGTGGGGTCACTGCCATGCTGCTGTTGGCAGTGCCACGCACTGCTCCGGGCTCAGCTTTGCCAGCTGGTGCTTGTGGCCCAGGGAGCTGCACTGGGCTGTGCCCAGGTCCCTGGGGGGACTGGGTCCCTGCAAGGTGGTCTTTGGGTAACCCCCAGCCCATGCCCCAGCCGAACAGGGCATCCAGCCCTTGGGAAGGGGAGGGCTCTGCGGGAAGGGAATGGTGACAGGGACATGGGAGGGAAAGGAccgggggcgggaggggacgGCAGCTGTAACCTGCCTCCTTCTGCCATCCCTATAAAtaggagggagcaggagcaggattGCACCTGCGGGactccagctctgcaggagagggagggacGGACGGAGCTGCTCCTCACCGCTCTCGCCTCGCTTTGAGCTTCCCATTGCTCTGCCTGTGTGGAGGCCTGAGGCATGGGGACCAGGGAATGGACGCTTTCCACCTTCATGGGATGCTGCATATGGATTCTGCATGGTACgtcctgtatttttctgctagCACACGTGCTACCTGAGCCCTTGCAGGGCACAGCAGGAATGCTTGTGAGATGCTTTTCCCTCCTGGCTGCACTGGAAACTCCTCTTATGACCAGTCCTTGCAATCCATTGCAGCCAAAGAGCTAGAAAAGTGTTTTACAGGGCAGGCATCACCCTGAGGGGCTGGTTGCAGGCGTGGACCCGTGGGAGAGGTGAGAGCCCAGCCTGGGAGCCTGTGTGCAGCCGTGTACCCCTCCAGCAAGGGAGCCAAGGGAAGCCAGCTGGCAGAGCGGGGCTCCAGGGATGCTCCCACCCCTCCCACGTCCCAGGGAAGAGCAAACGCCGGTACTTCATGCTGAGGCCTCTCTTGCACAAGCTTCCCATGAACGGACTGCGTGGGGTAGATGGTGTTTCCTGCTCCGCATGGAAGAATTAAGATAAAACACGGTTTTGCTGGGATGGAGTGTGCCAAACTAACCTGGGGGGATTTGACTGATGCACTTTGTTTTCCCTGAGATGGGGAGGGAAGCGGCTGAGCTCCTCTGGCTGGGGGTTGGGGATTGGTGCAAAGAGTTTATTTCAGCCAGGGAAGATGGTGAGGAAGCAGCCTGCTGGGAGGGGGAACGGGGGCCGGAGGAGGATGGACCCCTTGAGGACTGGTCTGGCATAGGAGATAATGTTGATTAATGACTCTGGCACAAGTTATCCGCAAGCTAATGAGCCGAGCCGGCGGTGAGGTTGGAGGCACCTCCTCTGCAGCGGGATCTGGCTGCCTGGCAGGGGGAACCTGAGGAACCGGAGCACTGGGATGGGGAACAGGCTCGGGCTGTCGGGCTGTGGCAAAATCCTGCTGGGTCTTGCCCTCGGGGTGCCCTTCGTCTCCCCTAATTGCAGCCACCTGAAGCCAAGCGTCAGCAGATCTGCCGGGCTCCTCCTGGAGCCAACGGCGGCAGCTTGGTCTCCCCAGACACCCCCTGTCCTAAAAATAAGACTGGGAGAAACGTCACCCATGGGTGCCAGTGAGTGCTGGGAGAAATGCCTGGGATGTGGTGTGGtgtctccttctcctttcagcGAAGGTCCTGGATGTGGGGCAGGATTTTGGCAGCAGGAAGAGGGAGCTGTAAGCAGGGCTTGGTTCTGGGAGCTCGTGAATATTCGCTCCACGGGCAGGGAACCCCTCCCTGGTGCCTGCGCCCAGCTAGGGGCAATTGGGACAGGGGCCGGAGCAGGCAGGCTCCCACCCTGGGAGAGATTTAATGAACCTAACTTTAACTGCAGCAGGTCAGAAGCCATTTACAGTTGGGGAATGTTTCACTAAGCCCTGGCTGTCCTATTTGCCAAAGGGCTTTGGGTAAAGTGTGTTTAAATGTCCCTCAGACACctgaaaggtgaaaaaagaCAAGAACCCCCCAGGCTCTGCAGAAGTGACTTCGCTCAGGGCTGTCCCTGCAGCGAGGCAAAGAGGGCTGAGGGCTGTCCTTGGGCAGCAGAGCTCCACAGACACCCCTGGGGCTATGCACTAGAGTTACTGAGCCCCAGCTCTTCCCAGTGGCCAGGCGATACCACCCCCAGCATAACTGGGCTGGGTTGCAGAGGCTGCCTTTGCCTCCATGCTTGCACCAGCATCTCTCCCTGACCTGTGATGAGTTGTGTCCTGTCTCAGCTGGTGGCTGCTGATGCTGGGGATGAAAAGGtgctgtgcagtgctgtgcctaaggcagccctggctgcacTCCTTGGGTCTTAAATCAGAGCTTGTAAGGCCGTGGGATGAGGCAGTAGGGTTTAAGAAGGGGCGGGAGCTTCCTGACGCTCAGCCGGAGCAGAGACGCGCAGCTGAGCCTGGCAGGCTGCCGGCTCTGGCACCTGGCATAACGCTCTGCTTTgtgcttctctgcagggcttggggctgctgctgccaccatcCCTGTCACCACCGAGGGGCTGTTTGCTGTGGGAACAGCTTCTCCCACCACGCTGGAGAGCGAGAGGCCCCGTGCCCTGGTGATGGGCACTGCGGAGACAAACACTGTGGCAGCCAATGCTGAGGTAGCCGATAGCACCCTCGTGGAGAATCTGTCGAGCCCGTCCTCCCCTCCTGGGCCTGAGCCGGATGCTTTGGTGACAGCGGCGAGCGACTATGGCTCTACAGTACCAGCTTTGACGAATGTGACCAAGCCTCTTAACACATCTCAGGATATTGAGAGGGGTTCGGCTGCTCCCACTGCCGCCACAACCACTGCCGCCATCTCTGCACAGCACCCCGCTGTCACCCCAGAAGCAGAGCTTGATGTAACGGGGGCTGCTCCCGATGCCCCCCTGGGGACCACCCCTCTCTTTGCAGATGTGAAGGAGGACATCCTCGCAGCTCTGACCAGAGAAGGAGCAGATCTAGACCCCACCGCCAGCGCTGtgtccctccccaccacccctccgctggcagctgcctgggggGCACAGCCAACTGCTGGCAGCCCCGTGGGCGCTGGTGTCACTGTGCTGCCGAGCCAAGGGCTGACCACAGCCACAGGAGCAGTTGAGGAAGGCATAACCCTACCTGTGGATACCCAAAGCGAAGCCGGTGCCAACTCCTcgagccccagccccggcaccgGGGGGCTGCTTACAACCCAGCAGGATGGGGCGGTGAGCAGGGCCGTGGGCATCACCCCAGAGCCGGTGGGAGAAAAGGCCCCCGCTGGCGAGGAAAGTCCCTCCGCTTTGGTGCATGGAGACACGGGAGATGCAGTAAATGGTGAATTCAGCACGGTTGGCTCGTCCAGCCTGCCTCTGGAGAGCCCAACAGTGTCAGGAACAGTGGGAAACCCAGGGGagccctccctcctccatgGCCAGGCAGTGCTGAGCCCAGCCACTTTGCTGCTGCCGGCcggtggtggggatggggatgggcaGAGAGCTCCTGGGGTGTTATCAGAGGGTCCTGGTTCAGCCCTGTCACCTGCAGCCAGCGAGGCACCCATGGCACCCAAGGTGGCAGGGGACACGGCCACCACACCGCTGGTTCCCACTGATACACAGAGTGACACGAATCCCGCACTCCCAGCCACTGCGCTGCCCACAGGGGACGTGGGGGCTGTGGGACTGGCCAGAccatccctgcagcctgccccATGGCAGACCGCCATTGGAGAACAGCCACcgctgcttgctgctgctctgccatcTCCCACGGACACCCCCAGCGCTCCCGGGGCTGCTTACCCACCCCCAGGGACTGGggccagcaccctgcctgcacctgaTGGTGGGGCAGAGATACCAGCAAGCCCCAACCTCGCTGCTGCCCCAGGAGCACCCGTGTCTCCATCTCTTGGGGAGTCACAGCCATGGGGGATGGCAGCTGGTGCTCCCCAGGGAGCCGATGGACCTGGCGCTGGCTTGAGTTCAGCTTCAGATGCCCCCATCCCAGCATCTTTTGTACCTGATGGACTTGCATGGCCCACTGCTGGGGTCCAGGGTCAGGGAGCCGAGGGCGCAGGGGGCACGGCACAGGCAGGAGCTCCAGGGGATGGCAATCCCTCTGCAGATACCCAGAGTGACATGAGTCCTTCAGACTTCAGCACTCAGCAGGATCCTGCTAACGCTGGATTGCTGCCGGCAGGAGCAACAGGAGCTTTATCAAATGCTGAACTGTCCCCTCCATCAGCTCTCGGGGACGGAGCAGGAACAGGAGCAGTGCCGGCACTGGGACAAGTGTCCCCACCTGGTCCCGCACCTCCCAgcggtgctgggctggagcccGGTCTCTCAGGGGCACAAGGACCAGGGGACCTGCCCGGTGAATCCACCAGCACTCCTGGGGCTG from Aquila chrysaetos chrysaetos chromosome 10, bAquChr1.4, whole genome shotgun sequence harbors:
- the LOC115347603 gene encoding mucin-2-like, which encodes MAGQRGGLPLPLLLLSLAVLDFTLGTTVTDVTVTMSPTLPISSTPTKTMALLPTTDSTTAATVPPSSPETSTPEALTDAFTASDATPRGSSAAASSITTPQASGSTARSTPGAPTGTTVQPDPTPTGPGLTTGTPTPTPMATTPNCAETTIVTSVGTSTALAVSSFGVKTSPLPPSPSSLLSSTRVGSTLGTSTRQGPAVTTLLGSTSPGTGSASSPTAPTATSDEPSTTPLDTTATPVTSMGVPGSTSAPSQPAGTTAGTTPGTSTPTAPETPSAATGTTATDVTVTVSTAHPTYPTPMETSALLPTSTSTTAATVPPSSPETGASTPETGPSTPEMSSTSPGPGSTSSPTMPPPTAPAPTAASAEPLTSDTTATPDTSTGVRGSTPAPGQPAGTTARATPGISTVTTGLVPGTPTAPETPSTATGVEPSSPATDSTQTPEVTLSTPADLPTTLPVCDTATSNTSASHLFLSLRLTVPLDLGNTTVQELVLSKLRRDLQTAFPFAGLAVEWRGHRRT